One genomic region from Ovis canadensis isolate MfBH-ARS-UI-01 breed Bighorn chromosome 24, ARS-UI_OviCan_v2, whole genome shotgun sequence encodes:
- the CCDC78 gene encoding coiled-coil domain-containing protein 78 isoform X7 — MKRKPERCHHPLNCPARPRGRGTGSLLGTTEALATQTTVLQQQASSRCDTGLRAACSPFCVCMEHVAAPEPPPRATENVCKELVDLQIKNQRLQEQHDAEIFELKSEILWLESRMLELELQGAQAAPAEADPGHHPALAQELGHKARGQGHSFRHRLQAQSTDFLTPENKQQELGDGTGVQPPSLKLPAEAKRVQEQKALETCVAALGRQLQGAWEEARTAGQQLAAQGVVLSACRGQLHRAEAENARLQLQLKKLNEAYAIRLKHCARIVAGYADGAGPKPTVAALRTFLETTLEDIRAAHHSREQQLARAARSYRKCLADLSRRHEELLTAHRAPRTPRAAFGAAPSDVALLPWHTVTESSHQMEDQAKPEKQLQKLKAQEGSSEVSQGVTLEPQGLEAASWAQIRQNLQEFARGTQAELERERAQLLVRATMAEEQLSELQEYVDQHLGRYKQEILRLRKLVGTGDPWKVGAIPSDKPQHPRTCSH, encoded by the exons ATGAAAAGGAAGCCGGAAAGGTGTCACCACCCACTGAACTGTCCTGCTCGCCCTCGTGGGCGGGGCACCGGGAGTCTCCTGGGAACGACAGAGGCCTTGGCAACACAAACCACGGTGTTGCAGCAACAGGCCAGTAGTCGATGCGACACTGGGCTTAGGGCAGCCTGCAGTCCCTTCTGTGTATGTATGGAGCATGTGGCAGCCCCAGAGCCCCCTCCTCGGGCCACTGAGAAT GTCTGCAAGGAGCTGGTCGACCTGCAGATCAAAAACCAGCGCCTGCAGGAACAGCACGATGCTGAAATCTTTGAGCTGAAGAGTGAG ATCCTGTGGCTCGAGAGCCGCATGCTTGAGCTGGAGCTGCAGGGAGCGCAGGCGGCCCCAGCAGAGGCTGATCCAGGGCACCACCCGGCCCTGGCACAGGAGCTTGGGCACAAGGCCAGGGGGCAAGGACACTCCTTCCGTCACAGACTCCAG GCACAGTCCACAGACTTCCTGACCCCCGAGAACAAGCAGCAGGAGCTGGGGGATGGCACAGGTGTGCAGCCACCCAGCCTGAAG CTGCCGGCAGAGGCAAAGCGGGTACAGGAGCAGAAGGCCCTGGAGACATGTGT GGCAGCCCTGGGCCGGCAgctgcagggagcctgggaggaGGCCAGGACAGCTGGGCAGCAACTGGCTGCACAAGGCGTG gtGTTGTCTGCCTGCCGGGGCCAGCTCCACCGGGCTGAGGCAGAAAACGCCCGGCTgcagctgcaactcaagaagctgaACGAGGCGTATGCCATCCGACTAAAGCACTGTGCCCGAATCGTGGCC GGATACGCAGATGGCGCAGGCCCGAAGCCCACAGTCGCAGCCCTTCGGACATTCTTGGAGACCACTCTGGAAGACATTAGGGCAGCTCATCACAGCCGTGAGCAACAGCTGGCCCGGGCCGCCCGCTCCTACCGCAAGTGCCTGGCAGATCTGAGCCGGAGGCATGAGGAGCTGCTGACTGCCCACAG GGCCCCTAGGACCCCCAGGGCTGCCTTTGGTGCAGCCCCCTCAGATGTGGCGCTGCTGCCCTGGCACACAGTCACCGAATCCAGCCACCAGATGGAGGACCAGGCCAAGCCGGAGAAGCAGCTCCAGAAGCTCAAGGCCCAG GAGGGATCCAGTGAAGTCTCCCAGGGGGTTACATTAGAGCCGCA GGGCCTAGAAGCTGCGTCCTGGGCCCAGATCCGCCAGAATCTACAGGAGTTCGCCCGTGGCACCCAG GCAGAGCTGGAGCGGGAGCGGGCACAGCTGCTGGTCCGCGCCACGATGGCAGAGGAGCAGCTTTCTGAGCTACAGGAGTATGTGGACCAGCACCTGGGAAG GTACAAGCAGGAGATCCTACGGCTGAGAAAGCTGGTGGGTACAGGGGACCCCTGGAAAGTGGGGGCCATACCTTCAGACAAGCCCCAGCACCCAAGGACCTGCAGCCACTAA
- the CCDC78 gene encoding coiled-coil domain-containing protein 78 isoform X2 codes for MKRKPERCHHPLNCPARPRGRGTGSLLGTTEALATQTTVLQQQASSRCDTGLRAACSPFCVCMEHVAAPEPPPRATENVLPRAEAWLPGVPGGAAAWATNPGIELPSDLELSEEQRLQVCKELVDLQIKNQRLQEQHDAEIFELKSEILWLESRMLELELQGAQAAPAEADPGHHPALAQELGHKARGQGHSFRHRLQAQSTDFLTPENKQQELGDGTGVQPPSLKLPAEAKRVQEQKALETCVAALGRQLQGAWEEARTAGQQLAAQGVVLSACRGQLHRAEAENARLQLQLKKLNEAYAIRLKHCARIVAGYADGAGPKPTVAALRTFLETTLEDIRAAHHSREQQLARAARSYRKCLADLSRRHEELLTAHRAPRTPRAAFGAAPSDVALLPWHTVTESSHQMEDQAKPEKQLQKLKAQEGSSEVSQGVTLEPQGLEAASWAQIRQNLQEFARGTQAELERERAQLLVRATMAEEQLSELQEYKQEILRLRKLVGTGDPWKVGAIPSDKPQHPRTCSH; via the exons ATGAAAAGGAAGCCGGAAAGGTGTCACCACCCACTGAACTGTCCTGCTCGCCCTCGTGGGCGGGGCACCGGGAGTCTCCTGGGAACGACAGAGGCCTTGGCAACACAAACCACGGTGTTGCAGCAACAGGCCAGTAGTCGATGCGACACTGGGCTTAGGGCAGCCTGCAGTCCCTTCTGTGTATGTATGGAGCATGTGGCAGCCCCAGAGCCCCCTCCTCGGGCCACTGAGAAT GTTCTGCCACGGGCCGAGGCCTGGCTGCCAGGAGTCCCTGGGGGTGCCGCAGCCTGGGCCACCAACCCTGGGATAGAGCTTCCCTCAGACCTAGAGCTGAgtgaggagcagcggctgcag GTCTGCAAGGAGCTGGTCGACCTGCAGATCAAAAACCAGCGCCTGCAGGAACAGCACGATGCTGAAATCTTTGAGCTGAAGAGTGAG ATCCTGTGGCTCGAGAGCCGCATGCTTGAGCTGGAGCTGCAGGGAGCGCAGGCGGCCCCAGCAGAGGCTGATCCAGGGCACCACCCGGCCCTGGCACAGGAGCTTGGGCACAAGGCCAGGGGGCAAGGACACTCCTTCCGTCACAGACTCCAG GCACAGTCCACAGACTTCCTGACCCCCGAGAACAAGCAGCAGGAGCTGGGGGATGGCACAGGTGTGCAGCCACCCAGCCTGAAG CTGCCGGCAGAGGCAAAGCGGGTACAGGAGCAGAAGGCCCTGGAGACATGTGT GGCAGCCCTGGGCCGGCAgctgcagggagcctgggaggaGGCCAGGACAGCTGGGCAGCAACTGGCTGCACAAGGCGTG gtGTTGTCTGCCTGCCGGGGCCAGCTCCACCGGGCTGAGGCAGAAAACGCCCGGCTgcagctgcaactcaagaagctgaACGAGGCGTATGCCATCCGACTAAAGCACTGTGCCCGAATCGTGGCC GGATACGCAGATGGCGCAGGCCCGAAGCCCACAGTCGCAGCCCTTCGGACATTCTTGGAGACCACTCTGGAAGACATTAGGGCAGCTCATCACAGCCGTGAGCAACAGCTGGCCCGGGCCGCCCGCTCCTACCGCAAGTGCCTGGCAGATCTGAGCCGGAGGCATGAGGAGCTGCTGACTGCCCACAG GGCCCCTAGGACCCCCAGGGCTGCCTTTGGTGCAGCCCCCTCAGATGTGGCGCTGCTGCCCTGGCACACAGTCACCGAATCCAGCCACCAGATGGAGGACCAGGCCAAGCCGGAGAAGCAGCTCCAGAAGCTCAAGGCCCAG GAGGGATCCAGTGAAGTCTCCCAGGGGGTTACATTAGAGCCGCA GGGCCTAGAAGCTGCGTCCTGGGCCCAGATCCGCCAGAATCTACAGGAGTTCGCCCGTGGCACCCAG GCAGAGCTGGAGCGGGAGCGGGCACAGCTGCTGGTCCGCGCCACGATGGCAGAGGAGCAGCTTTCTGAGCTACAGGA GTACAAGCAGGAGATCCTACGGCTGAGAAAGCTGGTGGGTACAGGGGACCCCTGGAAAGTGGGGGCCATACCTTCAGACAAGCCCCAGCACCCAAGGACCTGCAGCCACTAA
- the CCDC78 gene encoding coiled-coil domain-containing protein 78 isoform X5 translates to MKRKPERCHHPLNCPARPRGRGTGSLLGTTEALATQTTVLQQQASSRCDTGLRAACSPFCVCMEHVAAPEPPPRATENVLPRAEAWLPGVPGGAAAWATNPGIELPSDLELSEEQRLQVCKELVDLQIKNQRLQEQHDAEIFELKSEILWLESRMLELELQGAQAAPAEADPGHHPALAQELGHKARGQGHSFRHRLQAQSTDFLTPENKQQELGDGTGVQPPSLKLPAEAKRVQEQKALETCVAALGRQLQGAWEEARTAGQQLAAQGVVLSACRGQLHRAEAENARLQLQLKKLNEAYAIRLKHCARIVAGYADGAGPKPTVAALRTFLETTLEDIRAAHHSREQQLARAARSYRKCLADLSRRHEELLTAHRAPRTPRAAFGAAPSDVALLPWHTVTESSHQMEDQAKPEKQLQKLKAQEGSSEVSQGVTLEPQGLEAASWAQIRQNLQEFARGTQSWSGSGHSCWSAPRWQRSSFLSYRSMWTSTWEGTSRRSYG, encoded by the exons ATGAAAAGGAAGCCGGAAAGGTGTCACCACCCACTGAACTGTCCTGCTCGCCCTCGTGGGCGGGGCACCGGGAGTCTCCTGGGAACGACAGAGGCCTTGGCAACACAAACCACGGTGTTGCAGCAACAGGCCAGTAGTCGATGCGACACTGGGCTTAGGGCAGCCTGCAGTCCCTTCTGTGTATGTATGGAGCATGTGGCAGCCCCAGAGCCCCCTCCTCGGGCCACTGAGAAT GTTCTGCCACGGGCCGAGGCCTGGCTGCCAGGAGTCCCTGGGGGTGCCGCAGCCTGGGCCACCAACCCTGGGATAGAGCTTCCCTCAGACCTAGAGCTGAgtgaggagcagcggctgcag GTCTGCAAGGAGCTGGTCGACCTGCAGATCAAAAACCAGCGCCTGCAGGAACAGCACGATGCTGAAATCTTTGAGCTGAAGAGTGAG ATCCTGTGGCTCGAGAGCCGCATGCTTGAGCTGGAGCTGCAGGGAGCGCAGGCGGCCCCAGCAGAGGCTGATCCAGGGCACCACCCGGCCCTGGCACAGGAGCTTGGGCACAAGGCCAGGGGGCAAGGACACTCCTTCCGTCACAGACTCCAG GCACAGTCCACAGACTTCCTGACCCCCGAGAACAAGCAGCAGGAGCTGGGGGATGGCACAGGTGTGCAGCCACCCAGCCTGAAG CTGCCGGCAGAGGCAAAGCGGGTACAGGAGCAGAAGGCCCTGGAGACATGTGT GGCAGCCCTGGGCCGGCAgctgcagggagcctgggaggaGGCCAGGACAGCTGGGCAGCAACTGGCTGCACAAGGCGTG gtGTTGTCTGCCTGCCGGGGCCAGCTCCACCGGGCTGAGGCAGAAAACGCCCGGCTgcagctgcaactcaagaagctgaACGAGGCGTATGCCATCCGACTAAAGCACTGTGCCCGAATCGTGGCC GGATACGCAGATGGCGCAGGCCCGAAGCCCACAGTCGCAGCCCTTCGGACATTCTTGGAGACCACTCTGGAAGACATTAGGGCAGCTCATCACAGCCGTGAGCAACAGCTGGCCCGGGCCGCCCGCTCCTACCGCAAGTGCCTGGCAGATCTGAGCCGGAGGCATGAGGAGCTGCTGACTGCCCACAG GGCCCCTAGGACCCCCAGGGCTGCCTTTGGTGCAGCCCCCTCAGATGTGGCGCTGCTGCCCTGGCACACAGTCACCGAATCCAGCCACCAGATGGAGGACCAGGCCAAGCCGGAGAAGCAGCTCCAGAAGCTCAAGGCCCAG GAGGGATCCAGTGAAGTCTCCCAGGGGGTTACATTAGAGCCGCA GGGCCTAGAAGCTGCGTCCTGGGCCCAGATCCGCCAGAATCTACAGGAGTTCGCCCGTGGCACCCAG AGCTGGAGCGGGAGCGGGCACAGCTGCTGGTCCGCGCCACGATGGCAGAGGAGCAGCTTTCTGAGCTACAGGAGTATGTGGACCAGCACCTGGGAAG GTACAAGCAGGAGATCCTACGGCTGA
- the CCDC78 gene encoding coiled-coil domain-containing protein 78 isoform X1, with protein MKRKPERCHHPLNCPARPRGRGTGSLLGTTEALATQTTVLQQQASSRCDTGLRAACSPFCVCMEHVAAPEPPPRATENVLPRAEAWLPGVPGGAAAWATNPGIELPSDLELSEEQRLQVCKELVDLQIKNQRLQEQHDAEIFELKSEILWLESRMLELELQGAQAAPAEADPGHHPALAQELGHKARGQGHSFRHRLQAQSTDFLTPENKQQELGDGTGVQPPSLKLPAEAKRVQEQKALETCVAALGRQLQGAWEEARTAGQQLAAQGVVLSACRGQLHRAEAENARLQLQLKKLNEAYAIRLKHCARIVAGYADGAGPKPTVAALRTFLETTLEDIRAAHHSREQQLARAARSYRKCLADLSRRHEELLTAHRAPRTPRAAFGAAPSDVALLPWHTVTESSHQMEDQAKPEKQLQKLKAQEGSSEVSQGVTLEPQGLEAASWAQIRQNLQEFARGTQAELERERAQLLVRATMAEEQLSELQEYVDQHLGRYKQEILRLRKLVGTGDPWKVGAIPSDKPQHPRTCSH; from the exons ATGAAAAGGAAGCCGGAAAGGTGTCACCACCCACTGAACTGTCCTGCTCGCCCTCGTGGGCGGGGCACCGGGAGTCTCCTGGGAACGACAGAGGCCTTGGCAACACAAACCACGGTGTTGCAGCAACAGGCCAGTAGTCGATGCGACACTGGGCTTAGGGCAGCCTGCAGTCCCTTCTGTGTATGTATGGAGCATGTGGCAGCCCCAGAGCCCCCTCCTCGGGCCACTGAGAAT GTTCTGCCACGGGCCGAGGCCTGGCTGCCAGGAGTCCCTGGGGGTGCCGCAGCCTGGGCCACCAACCCTGGGATAGAGCTTCCCTCAGACCTAGAGCTGAgtgaggagcagcggctgcag GTCTGCAAGGAGCTGGTCGACCTGCAGATCAAAAACCAGCGCCTGCAGGAACAGCACGATGCTGAAATCTTTGAGCTGAAGAGTGAG ATCCTGTGGCTCGAGAGCCGCATGCTTGAGCTGGAGCTGCAGGGAGCGCAGGCGGCCCCAGCAGAGGCTGATCCAGGGCACCACCCGGCCCTGGCACAGGAGCTTGGGCACAAGGCCAGGGGGCAAGGACACTCCTTCCGTCACAGACTCCAG GCACAGTCCACAGACTTCCTGACCCCCGAGAACAAGCAGCAGGAGCTGGGGGATGGCACAGGTGTGCAGCCACCCAGCCTGAAG CTGCCGGCAGAGGCAAAGCGGGTACAGGAGCAGAAGGCCCTGGAGACATGTGT GGCAGCCCTGGGCCGGCAgctgcagggagcctgggaggaGGCCAGGACAGCTGGGCAGCAACTGGCTGCACAAGGCGTG gtGTTGTCTGCCTGCCGGGGCCAGCTCCACCGGGCTGAGGCAGAAAACGCCCGGCTgcagctgcaactcaagaagctgaACGAGGCGTATGCCATCCGACTAAAGCACTGTGCCCGAATCGTGGCC GGATACGCAGATGGCGCAGGCCCGAAGCCCACAGTCGCAGCCCTTCGGACATTCTTGGAGACCACTCTGGAAGACATTAGGGCAGCTCATCACAGCCGTGAGCAACAGCTGGCCCGGGCCGCCCGCTCCTACCGCAAGTGCCTGGCAGATCTGAGCCGGAGGCATGAGGAGCTGCTGACTGCCCACAG GGCCCCTAGGACCCCCAGGGCTGCCTTTGGTGCAGCCCCCTCAGATGTGGCGCTGCTGCCCTGGCACACAGTCACCGAATCCAGCCACCAGATGGAGGACCAGGCCAAGCCGGAGAAGCAGCTCCAGAAGCTCAAGGCCCAG GAGGGATCCAGTGAAGTCTCCCAGGGGGTTACATTAGAGCCGCA GGGCCTAGAAGCTGCGTCCTGGGCCCAGATCCGCCAGAATCTACAGGAGTTCGCCCGTGGCACCCAG GCAGAGCTGGAGCGGGAGCGGGCACAGCTGCTGGTCCGCGCCACGATGGCAGAGGAGCAGCTTTCTGAGCTACAGGAGTATGTGGACCAGCACCTGGGAAG GTACAAGCAGGAGATCCTACGGCTGAGAAAGCTGGTGGGTACAGGGGACCCCTGGAAAGTGGGGGCCATACCTTCAGACAAGCCCCAGCACCCAAGGACCTGCAGCCACTAA
- the CCDC78 gene encoding coiled-coil domain-containing protein 78 isoform X4 yields the protein MKRKPERCHHPLNCPARPRGRGTGSLLGTTEALATQTTVLQQQASSRCDTGLRAACSPFCVCMEHVAAPEPPPRATENVLPRAEAWLPGVPGGAAAWATNPGIELPSDLELSEEQRLQVCKELVDLQIKNQRLQEQHDAEIFELKSEILWLESRMLELELQGAQAAPAEADPGHHPALAQELGHKARGQGHSFRHRLQAQSTDFLTPENKQQELGDGTGVQPPSLKLPAEAKRVQEQKALETCVAALGRQLQGAWEEARTAGQQLAAQGVVLSACRGQLHRAEAENARLQLQLKKLNEAYAIRLKHCARIVAGYADGAGPKPTVAALRTFLETTLEDIRAAHHSREQQLARAARSYRKCLADLSRRHEELLTAHRAPRTPRAAFGAAPSDVALLPWHTVTESSHQMEDQAKPEKQLQKLKAQEGSSEVSQGVTLEPQGLEAASWAQIRQNLQEFARGTQVVSRAWPEAPPHTAPGSWLVSPMPGRAGAGAGTAAGPRHDGRGAAF from the exons ATGAAAAGGAAGCCGGAAAGGTGTCACCACCCACTGAACTGTCCTGCTCGCCCTCGTGGGCGGGGCACCGGGAGTCTCCTGGGAACGACAGAGGCCTTGGCAACACAAACCACGGTGTTGCAGCAACAGGCCAGTAGTCGATGCGACACTGGGCTTAGGGCAGCCTGCAGTCCCTTCTGTGTATGTATGGAGCATGTGGCAGCCCCAGAGCCCCCTCCTCGGGCCACTGAGAAT GTTCTGCCACGGGCCGAGGCCTGGCTGCCAGGAGTCCCTGGGGGTGCCGCAGCCTGGGCCACCAACCCTGGGATAGAGCTTCCCTCAGACCTAGAGCTGAgtgaggagcagcggctgcag GTCTGCAAGGAGCTGGTCGACCTGCAGATCAAAAACCAGCGCCTGCAGGAACAGCACGATGCTGAAATCTTTGAGCTGAAGAGTGAG ATCCTGTGGCTCGAGAGCCGCATGCTTGAGCTGGAGCTGCAGGGAGCGCAGGCGGCCCCAGCAGAGGCTGATCCAGGGCACCACCCGGCCCTGGCACAGGAGCTTGGGCACAAGGCCAGGGGGCAAGGACACTCCTTCCGTCACAGACTCCAG GCACAGTCCACAGACTTCCTGACCCCCGAGAACAAGCAGCAGGAGCTGGGGGATGGCACAGGTGTGCAGCCACCCAGCCTGAAG CTGCCGGCAGAGGCAAAGCGGGTACAGGAGCAGAAGGCCCTGGAGACATGTGT GGCAGCCCTGGGCCGGCAgctgcagggagcctgggaggaGGCCAGGACAGCTGGGCAGCAACTGGCTGCACAAGGCGTG gtGTTGTCTGCCTGCCGGGGCCAGCTCCACCGGGCTGAGGCAGAAAACGCCCGGCTgcagctgcaactcaagaagctgaACGAGGCGTATGCCATCCGACTAAAGCACTGTGCCCGAATCGTGGCC GGATACGCAGATGGCGCAGGCCCGAAGCCCACAGTCGCAGCCCTTCGGACATTCTTGGAGACCACTCTGGAAGACATTAGGGCAGCTCATCACAGCCGTGAGCAACAGCTGGCCCGGGCCGCCCGCTCCTACCGCAAGTGCCTGGCAGATCTGAGCCGGAGGCATGAGGAGCTGCTGACTGCCCACAG GGCCCCTAGGACCCCCAGGGCTGCCTTTGGTGCAGCCCCCTCAGATGTGGCGCTGCTGCCCTGGCACACAGTCACCGAATCCAGCCACCAGATGGAGGACCAGGCCAAGCCGGAGAAGCAGCTCCAGAAGCTCAAGGCCCAG GAGGGATCCAGTGAAGTCTCCCAGGGGGTTACATTAGAGCCGCA GGGCCTAGAAGCTGCGTCCTGGGCCCAGATCCGCCAGAATCTACAGGAGTTCGCCCGTGGCACCCAGGTAGTGAGCAGAGCCTGGCCTGAGGCCCCTCCTCACACTGCGCCTGGCTCATGGCTTGTGTCCCCTATGCCAGGCAGAGCTGGAGCGGGAGCGGGCACAGCTGCTGGTCCGCGCCACGATGGCAGAGGAGCAGCTTTCTGA
- the CCDC78 gene encoding coiled-coil domain-containing protein 78 isoform X3, whose translation MKRKPERCHHPLNCPARPRGRGTGSLLGTTEALATQTTVLQQQASSRCDTGLRAACSPFCVCMEHVAAPEPPPRATENVLPRAEAWLPGVPGGAAAWATNPGIELPSDLELSEEQRLQVCKELVDLQIKNQRLQEQHDAEIFELKSEILWLESRMLELELQGAQAAPAEADPGHHPALAQELGHKARGQGHSFRHRLQAQSTDFLTPENKQQELGDGTGVQPPSLKLPAEAKRVQEQKALETCVAALGRQLQGAWEEARTAGQQLAAQGVVLSACRGQLHRAEAENARLQLQLKKLNEAYAIRLKHCARIVAGYADGAGPKPTVAALRTFLETTLEDIRAAHHSREQQLARAARSYRKCLADLSRRHEELLTAHRAPRTPRAAFGAAPSDVALLPWHTVTESSHQMEDQAKPEKQLQKLKAQEGSSEVSQGVTLEPQGLEAASWAQIRQNLQEFARGTQAELERERAQLLVRATMAEEQLSELQEYVDQHLGRYKQEILRLRKLANLEQNSS comes from the exons ATGAAAAGGAAGCCGGAAAGGTGTCACCACCCACTGAACTGTCCTGCTCGCCCTCGTGGGCGGGGCACCGGGAGTCTCCTGGGAACGACAGAGGCCTTGGCAACACAAACCACGGTGTTGCAGCAACAGGCCAGTAGTCGATGCGACACTGGGCTTAGGGCAGCCTGCAGTCCCTTCTGTGTATGTATGGAGCATGTGGCAGCCCCAGAGCCCCCTCCTCGGGCCACTGAGAAT GTTCTGCCACGGGCCGAGGCCTGGCTGCCAGGAGTCCCTGGGGGTGCCGCAGCCTGGGCCACCAACCCTGGGATAGAGCTTCCCTCAGACCTAGAGCTGAgtgaggagcagcggctgcag GTCTGCAAGGAGCTGGTCGACCTGCAGATCAAAAACCAGCGCCTGCAGGAACAGCACGATGCTGAAATCTTTGAGCTGAAGAGTGAG ATCCTGTGGCTCGAGAGCCGCATGCTTGAGCTGGAGCTGCAGGGAGCGCAGGCGGCCCCAGCAGAGGCTGATCCAGGGCACCACCCGGCCCTGGCACAGGAGCTTGGGCACAAGGCCAGGGGGCAAGGACACTCCTTCCGTCACAGACTCCAG GCACAGTCCACAGACTTCCTGACCCCCGAGAACAAGCAGCAGGAGCTGGGGGATGGCACAGGTGTGCAGCCACCCAGCCTGAAG CTGCCGGCAGAGGCAAAGCGGGTACAGGAGCAGAAGGCCCTGGAGACATGTGT GGCAGCCCTGGGCCGGCAgctgcagggagcctgggaggaGGCCAGGACAGCTGGGCAGCAACTGGCTGCACAAGGCGTG gtGTTGTCTGCCTGCCGGGGCCAGCTCCACCGGGCTGAGGCAGAAAACGCCCGGCTgcagctgcaactcaagaagctgaACGAGGCGTATGCCATCCGACTAAAGCACTGTGCCCGAATCGTGGCC GGATACGCAGATGGCGCAGGCCCGAAGCCCACAGTCGCAGCCCTTCGGACATTCTTGGAGACCACTCTGGAAGACATTAGGGCAGCTCATCACAGCCGTGAGCAACAGCTGGCCCGGGCCGCCCGCTCCTACCGCAAGTGCCTGGCAGATCTGAGCCGGAGGCATGAGGAGCTGCTGACTGCCCACAG GGCCCCTAGGACCCCCAGGGCTGCCTTTGGTGCAGCCCCCTCAGATGTGGCGCTGCTGCCCTGGCACACAGTCACCGAATCCAGCCACCAGATGGAGGACCAGGCCAAGCCGGAGAAGCAGCTCCAGAAGCTCAAGGCCCAG GAGGGATCCAGTGAAGTCTCCCAGGGGGTTACATTAGAGCCGCA GGGCCTAGAAGCTGCGTCCTGGGCCCAGATCCGCCAGAATCTACAGGAGTTCGCCCGTGGCACCCAG GCAGAGCTGGAGCGGGAGCGGGCACAGCTGCTGGTCCGCGCCACGATGGCAGAGGAGCAGCTTTCTGAGCTACAGGAGTATGTGGACCAGCACCTGGGAAG GTACAAGCAGGAGATCCTACGGCTGAGAAAGCTG GCAAACCTGGAGCAGAACTCTTCATAG
- the CCDC78 gene encoding coiled-coil domain-containing protein 78 isoform X6: protein MKRKPERCHHPLNCPARPRGRGTGSLLGTTEALATQTTVLQQQASSRCDTGLRAACSPFCVCMEHVAAPEPPPRATENVLPRAEAWLPGVPGGAAAWATNPGIELPSDLELSEEQRLQVCKELVDLQIKNQRLQEQHDAEIFELKSEILWLESRMLELELQGAQAAPAEADPGHHPALAQELGHKARGQGHSFRHRLQAQSTDFLTPENKQQELGDGTGVQPPSLKLPAEAKRVQEQKALETCVAALGRQLQGAWEEARTAGQQLAAQGVVLSACRGQLHRAEAENARLQLQLKKLNEAYAIRLKHCARIVAGYADGAGPKPTVAALRTFLETTLEDIRAAHHSREQQLARAARSYRKCLADLSRRHEELLTAHRAPRTPRAAFGAAPSDVALLPWHTVTESSHQMEDQAKPEKQLQKLKAQEGSSEVSQGVTLEPQGLEAASWAQIRQNLQEFARGTQSWSGSGHSCWSAPRWQRSSFLSYRSTSRRSYG, encoded by the exons ATGAAAAGGAAGCCGGAAAGGTGTCACCACCCACTGAACTGTCCTGCTCGCCCTCGTGGGCGGGGCACCGGGAGTCTCCTGGGAACGACAGAGGCCTTGGCAACACAAACCACGGTGTTGCAGCAACAGGCCAGTAGTCGATGCGACACTGGGCTTAGGGCAGCCTGCAGTCCCTTCTGTGTATGTATGGAGCATGTGGCAGCCCCAGAGCCCCCTCCTCGGGCCACTGAGAAT GTTCTGCCACGGGCCGAGGCCTGGCTGCCAGGAGTCCCTGGGGGTGCCGCAGCCTGGGCCACCAACCCTGGGATAGAGCTTCCCTCAGACCTAGAGCTGAgtgaggagcagcggctgcag GTCTGCAAGGAGCTGGTCGACCTGCAGATCAAAAACCAGCGCCTGCAGGAACAGCACGATGCTGAAATCTTTGAGCTGAAGAGTGAG ATCCTGTGGCTCGAGAGCCGCATGCTTGAGCTGGAGCTGCAGGGAGCGCAGGCGGCCCCAGCAGAGGCTGATCCAGGGCACCACCCGGCCCTGGCACAGGAGCTTGGGCACAAGGCCAGGGGGCAAGGACACTCCTTCCGTCACAGACTCCAG GCACAGTCCACAGACTTCCTGACCCCCGAGAACAAGCAGCAGGAGCTGGGGGATGGCACAGGTGTGCAGCCACCCAGCCTGAAG CTGCCGGCAGAGGCAAAGCGGGTACAGGAGCAGAAGGCCCTGGAGACATGTGT GGCAGCCCTGGGCCGGCAgctgcagggagcctgggaggaGGCCAGGACAGCTGGGCAGCAACTGGCTGCACAAGGCGTG gtGTTGTCTGCCTGCCGGGGCCAGCTCCACCGGGCTGAGGCAGAAAACGCCCGGCTgcagctgcaactcaagaagctgaACGAGGCGTATGCCATCCGACTAAAGCACTGTGCCCGAATCGTGGCC GGATACGCAGATGGCGCAGGCCCGAAGCCCACAGTCGCAGCCCTTCGGACATTCTTGGAGACCACTCTGGAAGACATTAGGGCAGCTCATCACAGCCGTGAGCAACAGCTGGCCCGGGCCGCCCGCTCCTACCGCAAGTGCCTGGCAGATCTGAGCCGGAGGCATGAGGAGCTGCTGACTGCCCACAG GGCCCCTAGGACCCCCAGGGCTGCCTTTGGTGCAGCCCCCTCAGATGTGGCGCTGCTGCCCTGGCACACAGTCACCGAATCCAGCCACCAGATGGAGGACCAGGCCAAGCCGGAGAAGCAGCTCCAGAAGCTCAAGGCCCAG GAGGGATCCAGTGAAGTCTCCCAGGGGGTTACATTAGAGCCGCA GGGCCTAGAAGCTGCGTCCTGGGCCCAGATCCGCCAGAATCTACAGGAGTTCGCCCGTGGCACCCAG AGCTGGAGCGGGAGCGGGCACAGCTGCTGGTCCGCGCCACGATGGCAGAGGAGCAGCTTTCTGAGCTACAGGA GTACAAGCAGGAGATCCTACGGCTGA